The DNA window GTTAGTTCTTTACTTCACTAACACCTTATTTGGACATAATATGTACATTTAAGCCTAGCAAAATAACGTCAAGGGATACATTTATGGAATTTCTATTTAGCGAGTTTTTGGGCACTGCCGTTTGGTTGTGGCTCATGTTCATGGGAATTGTCTTTTTCCTACTGGTTTTTGATTTAGGCGTACTCAATCGTAAAGACCACGAAATCGGCATGACAGAAAGTCTTTGGCTTAGTAGTTTTTATATCGCTATCGCCATTTTATTTGGCGTTTGGGTTTGGTGGTATATGGGCGCGAAAGCGGGGATGGATTTCTTTACGGGCTTTCTTGTAGAAAAAACCCTTGCGCTGGATAATATTTTTGTAATTTCCTTGATTTTTAGCTATTTTGCTATTCCGCGAATTTATCAACATCGCGTGTTATTTTGGGGAATTTTAGGCGTTATTATCTTACGCGGTATTATGATTGCGCTTGGCGCGGCGTTGGTGACAAACTTTAGTTGGATATTGTATATATTCGGAATTTTCTTAATTGGAACAGGGATTAAAATGCTCATCATGATGGATGACACCCCTGATATTGCCAGTAATCCATTATTAAAATTCGCTCGTGGTCATTTCCGTATTACTCCTACGTTGCATGAAAATGCGTTTTTTGTAAAACAGCATTCAGCATCAACAAATCGCTTAGAATGGTTTATGACACCGTTATTTTTAGCATTAATGTTGATTGAA is part of the Beggiatoa alba B18LD genome and encodes:
- a CDS encoding TerC family protein; translation: MEFLFSEFLGTAVWLWLMFMGIVFFLLVFDLGVLNRKDHEIGMTESLWLSSFYIAIAILFGVWVWWYMGAKAGMDFFTGFLVEKTLALDNIFVISLIFSYFAIPRIYQHRVLFWGILGVIILRGIMIALGAALVTNFSWILYIFGIFLIGTGIKMLIMMDDTPDIASNPLLKFARGHFRITPTLHENAFFVKQHSASTNRLEWFMTPLFLALMLIEIADLIFAVDSIPAIFAITQDTYIVYTSNIFAILGLRALYFALSAMMHRFHYLKYALAILLIVIGGKILLAHVIKIPAYVSLTVTVAILSAGIIYSLMKTRTEHSSH